One window of the Acaryochloris sp. CCMEE 5410 genome contains the following:
- a CDS encoding lycopene cyclase gives MPSTAELIATLPAPFLANLQQADRRWSQLRQGPPAQIPTVVQDSTERLGTVDWDVVICGGTLGVMIGTTLALRGWRVLILERGILKGREQEWNISRAELSVLVELELLTEAQLDTAIASEFNPNRIQFMGGPAVWVQDVLNVGVDPVFLLDALKARFLEAGGQLQEQTAFSNVVVHPDGVAIQTDTTLTARLMLDVMGHFSPVAVQARQGQTPAGICLVVGTCAQGLPVRDTGDLLVSFTPIEDRCQYFWEAFPARDGRTTYMFTYADLHPQRPSLEHVFRHYLDRLPEYQDTDLAEVKILRALFGMFPSYEQSPLQYPWDRIMPIGDSSGSQSPLSFGGFGAMIRHLRRLDAGIHEALGADALGTKDLNLLQPYQPNLSVTWLFQQSMRAPADRDLNPQQINQLLQVVFQEMEKLGDPVLKPFLQDIVQFPALSQTLLQISLRHPQLTPKILGHVGLVALFKWIPHYMGLGLYNELHRLIPALKQWSDSLNPKQQYYWQRRYDGWTYGTGHDYE, from the coding sequence ATGCCCTCGACTGCTGAATTAATCGCCACCCTACCCGCGCCCTTTCTGGCCAATTTGCAACAGGCCGATCGTCGCTGGAGCCAGTTGCGCCAAGGGCCACCCGCACAGATTCCCACTGTCGTTCAAGACAGTACCGAACGTCTAGGGACGGTGGATTGGGATGTGGTGATCTGTGGTGGCACCTTAGGCGTCATGATTGGCACCACCCTGGCGTTACGAGGCTGGCGGGTCTTAATTTTAGAGCGAGGAATTCTCAAAGGCCGCGAACAGGAATGGAATATCTCCAGAGCTGAGCTGTCGGTTTTAGTAGAGCTAGAACTGCTCACCGAAGCACAACTAGACACCGCCATTGCTAGTGAATTTAACCCCAATCGGATTCAGTTTATGGGGGGACCTGCGGTTTGGGTTCAAGATGTCCTCAATGTTGGGGTTGACCCCGTCTTTTTATTGGATGCCCTAAAAGCTCGATTTCTCGAAGCGGGAGGTCAGCTACAAGAACAGACCGCCTTTTCCAACGTTGTGGTTCATCCCGATGGCGTGGCGATTCAAACAGACACGACCCTCACGGCCCGACTGATGCTGGATGTGATGGGGCATTTCTCTCCCGTTGCCGTCCAAGCCCGTCAAGGGCAAACCCCTGCAGGTATCTGTTTAGTGGTCGGCACTTGTGCGCAAGGACTGCCCGTTCGAGACACCGGAGATTTATTGGTCTCTTTCACCCCCATCGAAGATCGATGTCAGTATTTTTGGGAAGCGTTCCCTGCCCGAGACGGTCGCACGACCTATATGTTTACCTATGCTGACCTGCATCCTCAACGCCCTAGCTTGGAGCATGTGTTTCGCCATTATCTAGACCGGCTACCTGAGTACCAAGATACGGATCTAGCAGAGGTCAAAATCTTGCGAGCCTTATTTGGTATGTTTCCCAGCTATGAACAAAGTCCCCTCCAGTATCCCTGGGACCGCATTATGCCGATAGGGGACAGTAGCGGTAGTCAATCCCCTCTCAGTTTTGGCGGCTTTGGAGCCATGATTCGCCATTTGCGGCGTCTCGATGCAGGTATTCATGAAGCCCTTGGTGCCGATGCCCTAGGGACAAAGGATCTCAACCTACTGCAGCCCTATCAACCCAACCTATCCGTGACCTGGCTGTTTCAGCAATCCATGCGGGCTCCCGCCGATCGCGATCTGAACCCCCAACAAATCAATCAGCTTCTCCAGGTCGTTTTCCAGGAAATGGAGAAACTCGGAGACCCCGTTCTCAAACCTTTTCTCCAGGATATTGTTCAGTTCCCTGCCCTATCGCAAACCTTGCTCCAGATTTCCCTGCGTCATCCGCAACTGACCCCTAAAATTTTGGGGCATGTGGGTTTAGTGGCGTTATTCAAGTGGATTCCCCATTACATGGGCTTGGGCTTATATAACGAGCTGCATCGCCTTATCCCTGCTCTCAAGCAGTGGAGTGATAGTTTGAACCCGAAACAACAATACTATTGGCAACGTCGATATGACGGATGGACCTATGGGACTGGGCACGATTATGAGTAA
- a CDS encoding adenosylcobalamin-dependent ribonucleoside-diphosphate reductase yields MVATQSFITELSESQKAVLQKYLIEDEVSWEDVVHRVATYVASAESTPEQQSYWQEKFLSILQPMKFVPGGSILANCNHGTRGLLNCFVLSAEDHIHDITKLVSDSVLTTKFRGGVGINIGAEGSKGYIRQKGAPFQDGKALGPCAVLDMVSENSKKITTGNKARRGAFLFSMNWKHPDIWEFIQAKTQSTIDANFAKSMIEQLAQLAQQDEPSQEKQEKLKALHTEVGTAWVETHLNPEGKRDRRWHNANISVQLDDEFFAKLDQGDEEANKLWQAMAENAHATADPGLLLIDNAKRRSPIRDFVTCTNPCGEIFLPPNSACNLGSLVLTKFVRRTAESNIEIDWDDLAETVRIAIRFLDNVLDVSEFATPDQKHNVRDVFRQLGLGIMGWADYLKLARIPYDSARHLEEIDRWGSWIADHAYRTSEAIAAEKGACGVWDQIKDLQTGNPFERWMDSEGNYYNGTEAHHNDRQDLTQVPRRNSTVLSIAPTGSIAQLAACSWAFEPDFGLTLWKQVFVDASRSQQNWVQILNPYLDELNLPEADAEIVKQTGSLADTNYGKQHPDIARSFKIAREIPPGWHILVQSKWQSWIDSSISKTINLPAHATVDEIKQIYRLAEKAGLKGVTIYRSGTLDSEPIKVGNSEKDS; encoded by the coding sequence ATGGTTGCCACTCAATCTTTTATAACTGAACTCAGCGAATCCCAAAAAGCGGTTCTCCAAAAATATCTGATCGAAGATGAAGTCTCTTGGGAAGACGTCGTTCACCGGGTAGCGACCTATGTTGCCAGTGCGGAATCCACCCCTGAACAGCAAAGCTATTGGCAAGAGAAATTTCTGTCGATCCTCCAGCCCATGAAGTTTGTACCTGGTGGGTCTATTCTCGCTAACTGTAATCATGGCACCCGTGGCTTGCTGAATTGTTTTGTCCTTTCCGCTGAAGATCACATCCACGACATCACTAAGTTAGTGTCTGACTCAGTACTCACTACCAAATTCAGAGGTGGGGTGGGAATCAATATTGGGGCAGAAGGCTCCAAGGGATATATCCGCCAAAAAGGTGCCCCATTCCAAGATGGGAAAGCGCTTGGTCCCTGTGCAGTCCTAGATATGGTGTCTGAGAATTCCAAGAAAATCACCACTGGCAACAAGGCCCGCCGAGGTGCGTTTCTGTTTTCCATGAACTGGAAGCACCCTGATATTTGGGAGTTTATTCAGGCGAAAACCCAGTCCACTATTGATGCCAATTTTGCTAAGTCCATGATTGAGCAGTTAGCCCAACTGGCTCAACAGGATGAGCCGTCTCAGGAAAAACAAGAGAAGCTCAAAGCTTTACATACAGAGGTCGGCACGGCTTGGGTAGAAACCCATTTGAATCCAGAAGGGAAACGCGATCGCAGATGGCATAACGCCAACATCTCAGTGCAGCTAGATGACGAGTTCTTTGCCAAACTCGATCAAGGCGATGAAGAGGCCAACAAACTCTGGCAGGCCATGGCTGAAAATGCCCATGCCACCGCAGATCCTGGCTTACTGCTGATCGACAATGCCAAGCGTCGGAGTCCGATTCGAGATTTTGTCACCTGCACCAATCCCTGTGGGGAAATCTTCCTCCCCCCCAACTCAGCGTGTAACCTCGGCTCTCTAGTGCTCACCAAGTTTGTCCGTCGGACTGCAGAGAGCAACATTGAAATTGATTGGGATGATTTAGCTGAGACCGTCAGAATTGCGATTCGCTTTCTGGACAACGTTCTTGATGTCTCTGAGTTTGCGACTCCTGACCAAAAACATAATGTCCGTGATGTCTTTCGCCAGTTGGGCTTAGGCATTATGGGTTGGGCTGATTATCTAAAACTCGCTCGAATTCCCTATGATTCAGCCCGACACTTAGAAGAAATCGATCGCTGGGGCAGCTGGATTGCAGATCATGCCTATCGGACCTCAGAAGCAATCGCTGCCGAGAAAGGAGCCTGTGGTGTTTGGGATCAGATTAAAGATCTCCAGACCGGCAATCCGTTTGAACGCTGGATGGATAGTGAAGGGAACTACTATAACGGCACAGAAGCTCACCATAACGATCGCCAAGATTTGACCCAAGTGCCTCGTCGTAACTCCACGGTTTTATCCATTGCCCCCACGGGGAGCATTGCCCAACTGGCTGCCTGCTCTTGGGCCTTTGAGCCAGACTTTGGCTTAACCCTATGGAAGCAAGTGTTTGTGGATGCTTCTCGCAGTCAGCAAAACTGGGTGCAAATTCTCAATCCTTATTTGGATGAATTGAACCTACCCGAAGCTGATGCTGAGATCGTCAAACAAACGGGATCGCTTGCAGATACTAACTATGGCAAGCAGCATCCAGACATTGCCCGTAGCTTCAAGATTGCCCGGGAGATTCCGCCCGGTTGGCATATCCTTGTGCAGTCCAAATGGCAGAGCTGGATCGATTCTTCTATTTCTAAGACCATCAATCTTCCGGCCCATGCCACCGTAGACGAAATCAAGCAGATTTATCGGTTGGCCGAAAAGGCAGGACTCAAGGGCGTCACCATTTACCGATCTGGCACCTTAGACTCTGAACCGATCAAGGTCGGCAATAGCGAGAAAGACTCTTAG
- a CDS encoding HAD hydrolase-like protein: MTGVPAFTLPRSPSDIAQATAKNDWLGTQRTSQLTIFCDLDGPLIDVSQRYYKTYQLALAETQAYIQDQGDTLALTPLSHAQFWSMKQSKRPDIEIAYLSGLSGNHIDFFMQQVQAIVNQPLLLQEDRLQPGVHQALEHLLNQGAQLAVVTLRCQEQVDQVLQQHHLTRYFRLIRGTNDTQAAYKNYAVCKQSLIQDSINAMGLTNHQQIWMIGDTEADVLAAQAMKIKTVALTCGMRNYAFLNSLRPTSIQSNLPTATQFICDLSRAA, translated from the coding sequence ATGACAGGTGTGCCAGCCTTCACACTACCTAGATCGCCATCAGACATTGCTCAAGCTACAGCAAAAAATGACTGGCTTGGAACTCAAAGAACATCACAACTCACCATCTTTTGTGATCTAGATGGTCCCCTGATTGATGTCTCGCAACGATATTACAAAACCTATCAGCTTGCTCTCGCTGAGACCCAAGCATATATTCAAGACCAAGGCGACACGCTAGCGCTGACTCCTTTAAGCCATGCCCAGTTTTGGAGTATGAAGCAATCAAAGCGGCCTGATATCGAGATTGCTTACTTATCTGGACTCTCTGGTAATCATATTGATTTCTTTATGCAGCAGGTTCAGGCGATTGTGAATCAGCCACTGCTGCTTCAAGAAGACCGTCTTCAACCGGGTGTCCATCAGGCCTTAGAACACCTGCTCAACCAAGGTGCACAACTAGCGGTTGTGACCCTCCGCTGCCAAGAACAAGTGGACCAAGTCTTACAGCAGCATCATTTAACGCGCTACTTCCGGTTGATCCGGGGAACGAATGATACCCAGGCAGCCTATAAAAACTATGCGGTCTGCAAACAGTCTTTAATCCAGGATTCAATCAATGCCATGGGGCTGACCAACCACCAGCAAATTTGGATGATTGGTGATACGGAAGCAGATGTATTAGCAGCTCAAGCCATGAAGATTAAAACCGTGGCTTTAACCTGTGGAATGCGTAATTATGCCTTCCTAAACAGCCTGAGGCCGACGAGCATTCAAAGTAACTTGCCGACGGCCACTCAGTTTATTTGTGATCTTTCCAGAGCCGCTTAG
- a CDS encoding MarR family winged helix-turn-helix transcriptional regulator → MAKTSQDATDTPLRQRLGIGLEKISMVLKSQAWHDANLQGLTPTQGKILTLLRDRQPVGMRLSEVADILGITSPTASDAVAVLSKKGLVDKQRSKEDARAISITLSAQGIQQAEQVMGWSDFLLSAIDDLTEFEQEIFLKGLIKIIRSLQAEGYITVSRMCLTCQFFHPNQYPDSQHPHHCGFVDAPFGDRDLRIDCPDQLPEDVGV, encoded by the coding sequence ATGGCAAAGACTTCACAGGATGCAACAGATACACCCCTACGCCAACGGTTGGGCATCGGGCTAGAAAAAATTAGTATGGTGCTCAAAAGTCAGGCGTGGCACGATGCTAACCTGCAAGGACTGACACCCACCCAGGGCAAAATCTTGACCCTACTGCGAGATCGCCAACCCGTTGGCATGCGACTATCGGAGGTGGCTGATATTTTGGGAATTACCTCTCCCACCGCCAGCGATGCGGTGGCCGTTTTAAGTAAAAAGGGTCTGGTCGATAAGCAACGCTCTAAAGAAGATGCTAGAGCCATCTCGATTACTTTATCGGCCCAGGGGATTCAGCAAGCAGAACAAGTGATGGGGTGGTCTGATTTTTTGCTGTCTGCCATTGATGATCTGACTGAATTTGAGCAAGAGATTTTTCTCAAAGGGTTAATCAAGATCATCCGAAGTTTGCAAGCAGAAGGATACATCACTGTTTCTCGGATGTGCTTGACCTGTCAGTTTTTTCATCCTAATCAGTATCCAGACAGTCAACACCCCCATCACTGTGGCTTTGTCGATGCTCCATTTGGTGATAGAGATTTACGCATTGATTGCCCTGACCAGCTACCAGAAGATGTAGGGGTTTGA
- a CDS encoding ATP-binding protein produces MSNLEQDQRQRFRHLFIIDDAEGRRTISLEAATYSIGRDVTNSIVLHSKMVSRQHAILLRVTAPETSNFLFRIIDGDLQGKRSTNGLIVNGRRLFSHDLKHGDVVIFGGDVKTKYFVVSNLSDADFDKFCEATDLSMILSQSVNPFQTLVPDDADLQNMSEASLVRMASFPELTPSPILEMDLQGTVTYLNPAAVMQFPDISKEGVAHPMLQGLLKMVQTEHSSKSNFFVREVEIDQNIYEQSIHYIVESDLVRSYVTDITERKRAEEKLRHTAQRESIINRIVQAMRGTMVTAEVLQITVGLLTEALGASHCLIVQMNSDGELADHYVSDTAIGRQDLIQANEMFLRHSQETLAQGQQVVFADTNDLDLELIAICEQCNIQTLLISPLQYLQNYLGSISLYHCQESTEERLAVETRTWNADERGLVKTIADQCAIAIHQAQLHQHVQDLNTNLAQQVEDRTAQLQQKMRELERLNSLKDDFLSTVSHELRTPMSNIKMAIHMLSQFPLEPRQRRYIKILDAECSRETELINDLLDLQRLEAGGNQIKSEPIKIQVWLPRALEPFQSRIKDRELNLRVNCDQSIPTFHSDRVSLDRILAELLNNACKYTPQSGEVSLTLQYLEFPKPMLRLQVTNEAEIPEQELPRIFDKFYRVPNADPWKQGGTGLGLALVQKLIEQLEGEISVSSRQGTTTFIVKLPYKSSLPPAVDAN; encoded by the coding sequence GTGAGTAACCTTGAGCAGGATCAAAGACAACGTTTCAGACATCTCTTCATCATTGATGATGCCGAAGGGCGTCGAACCATTTCCTTAGAAGCTGCTACTTACTCGATTGGTCGGGATGTTACCAATTCGATTGTGCTGCATTCCAAAATGGTGTCTCGTCAGCATGCGATTTTGTTGCGAGTTACCGCCCCGGAAACCTCTAATTTTCTCTTCCGAATTATTGACGGTGATTTGCAAGGAAAACGCAGTACAAACGGCTTGATTGTGAACGGTCGTCGTCTCTTTTCCCATGATCTCAAACATGGAGATGTAGTCATTTTTGGGGGGGATGTCAAAACCAAATACTTTGTTGTTTCTAATCTGTCAGATGCCGATTTTGATAAGTTCTGTGAGGCCACAGACTTGTCCATGATTCTGTCGCAGTCTGTCAATCCCTTCCAGACCTTGGTTCCGGATGACGCTGACTTGCAGAATATGAGCGAAGCGTCTCTGGTACGGATGGCGTCTTTCCCTGAGTTAACGCCGAGTCCCATTCTTGAAATGGATTTGCAAGGCACCGTGACCTATCTCAATCCGGCTGCGGTGATGCAGTTTCCTGATATCTCCAAAGAAGGGGTGGCGCACCCCATGTTGCAGGGACTGCTGAAAATGGTGCAAACAGAGCATTCGTCCAAGAGCAACTTCTTTGTTCGGGAAGTAGAAATTGACCAAAATATTTACGAACAATCGATTCACTATATTGTTGAAAGTGATTTAGTCCGCAGCTACGTCACTGATATTACAGAGCGTAAGCGGGCGGAAGAGAAACTCCGACATACAGCCCAGCGAGAATCCATTATCAATCGCATTGTCCAAGCCATGCGGGGGACGATGGTCACGGCTGAAGTCTTGCAAATTACCGTGGGTCTGTTAACGGAAGCCTTGGGTGCTAGCCATTGTCTGATTGTTCAAATGAATTCAGATGGTGAATTAGCGGATCATTATGTGAGTGATACCGCTATTGGACGCCAAGATTTAATTCAGGCCAATGAGATGTTTTTGCGGCATTCTCAAGAGACCTTAGCCCAAGGGCAACAGGTGGTTTTTGCGGATACGAATGATCTCGATCTTGAACTCATTGCCATATGTGAGCAATGCAACATTCAAACCCTGTTGATTTCTCCCCTGCAATATTTACAGAACTATTTAGGCAGCATTAGTCTGTATCATTGCCAGGAATCCACGGAGGAAAGGCTTGCCGTAGAAACTCGAACCTGGAATGCCGATGAACGAGGATTGGTCAAAACCATTGCGGATCAATGTGCGATCGCAATTCATCAAGCCCAACTTCACCAACATGTCCAAGACTTAAATACCAACCTGGCTCAACAGGTAGAAGATCGCACCGCCCAACTCCAGCAAAAAATGCGGGAATTGGAACGTCTCAATAGCCTCAAAGACGACTTCTTGAGTACCGTATCCCATGAATTGCGGACCCCTATGTCCAATATCAAAATGGCGATTCACATGCTCAGCCAGTTTCCCCTTGAACCTCGCCAGCGTCGCTATATCAAAATTTTGGACGCTGAATGTAGTCGAGAAACAGAACTAATTAACGACCTATTAGATCTGCAACGTCTCGAAGCAGGCGGCAATCAAATCAAGTCAGAACCGATCAAAATCCAAGTATGGCTGCCTCGGGCTCTCGAACCGTTTCAATCCCGAATTAAAGATCGAGAACTTAACCTACGGGTAAACTGCGACCAAAGTATCCCCACCTTCCATTCCGATCGCGTCAGCTTAGATCGAATTTTGGCAGAGCTATTAAATAATGCCTGCAAATATACGCCCCAAAGTGGCGAGGTCTCTCTCACGTTGCAGTATCTGGAATTTCCAAAGCCGATGTTGCGGCTGCAAGTGACTAATGAGGCCGAAATTCCAGAACAGGAGCTACCCCGGATTTTTGATAAGTTTTATCGAGTCCCCAATGCCGACCCCTGGAAACAAGGCGGAACGGGTTTAGGACTAGCCCTCGTCCAAAAGTTGATTGAACAACTCGAAGGCGAAATCTCTGTGTCCAGTCGCCAGGGAACCACCACCTTTATCGTCAAGTTACCCTATAAGTCATCTCTCCCCCCCGCAGTCGACGCCAATTAG
- a CDS encoding Rieske 2Fe-2S domain-containing protein, producing MTTDIDLNPDNLEGLELQPTAEGQPFNWLKQWYPVSPLSYLDDSCPTPITLLGKNLVIWQHQGQWIAMDDVCPHKLTQLSLGKVQADGTLVCRQHGWCFDQKGQCVQNPMLPAQLDQPAAYHNVRSHVTTYPTQVEQGLLWIWPDRNDRAFADCQQKQPATLPKTSPKWNKTDWHMIEVPLGYTVSIENSFDPVHAQFLHEGIGTFSPANAIPMKGFELLGELSAEEGFVLSHKGYNTFNREMEATRTFRPPCANITQYYLPTGGVQTFQLYFVPTAPGHCRYIMKFVMDLEFPARPLSLIQWMNKKMLGLLPEYVQVGLQHLGTYKLNDQDITAMYAQERNEAVIDMGRRRSPFLPSPADQGTLTLKNWLNRFGSGGPEPNSLYAERVESRSNEQLYDRWHRHTKLCPSCRRSVEWIAEVQRMCHFMTTMMAILGGIMLLLPLTTRPSLGCFAIAILSLLGHQGLTKFHSHFMSSIPGQGIPSVRLWPTGSARNL from the coding sequence ATGACTACAGACATTGACCTCAATCCAGACAATCTAGAGGGTTTAGAATTACAACCTACCGCAGAAGGGCAACCCTTCAATTGGCTAAAGCAGTGGTATCCGGTTAGCCCCTTAAGCTATCTTGATGACTCCTGTCCTACCCCCATCACCTTGCTCGGTAAAAATCTGGTGATCTGGCAACATCAGGGTCAGTGGATTGCAATGGATGATGTTTGTCCCCATAAACTGACGCAATTATCCCTAGGCAAGGTTCAAGCGGATGGCACCCTTGTCTGCCGTCAACATGGTTGGTGTTTTGATCAGAAGGGACAGTGTGTCCAGAATCCGATGCTGCCTGCTCAGTTAGATCAGCCAGCCGCTTATCACAATGTTAGATCTCATGTAACTACCTATCCGACCCAGGTTGAACAAGGATTGCTTTGGATTTGGCCAGATCGTAACGACCGAGCCTTTGCAGACTGTCAGCAAAAGCAGCCCGCAACACTGCCTAAAACGAGTCCGAAGTGGAATAAGACTGATTGGCACATGATAGAGGTTCCTTTAGGCTACACTGTTTCGATTGAAAACAGCTTTGACCCTGTACATGCCCAATTTCTGCATGAAGGGATCGGCACTTTTTCACCTGCGAACGCCATTCCTATGAAGGGTTTCGAACTCCTAGGTGAGCTATCTGCAGAGGAAGGTTTTGTTCTGAGTCACAAAGGGTATAACACCTTCAACCGAGAGATGGAGGCAACTCGAACATTCCGTCCTCCTTGTGCCAACATCACCCAGTACTACCTGCCAACGGGTGGCGTCCAAACCTTTCAACTCTATTTTGTCCCAACGGCACCAGGACATTGTCGATACATTATGAAGTTCGTGATGGACTTAGAATTCCCAGCACGTCCATTGAGTCTAATACAGTGGATGAACAAAAAAATGCTAGGGTTACTGCCCGAGTATGTGCAGGTTGGACTACAACATTTGGGAACTTACAAACTCAATGACCAGGATATTACAGCTATGTATGCCCAAGAACGGAATGAGGCTGTTATTGATATGGGTCGTAGACGTTCTCCCTTCCTTCCTTCTCCTGCTGATCAGGGAACTTTGACCTTAAAAAACTGGCTCAATCGATTTGGGAGTGGTGGTCCTGAACCTAATTCTCTCTACGCAGAAAGAGTGGAGAGCCGTAGTAATGAGCAACTCTATGACCGCTGGCATCGCCATACTAAACTTTGTCCTAGCTGTCGCCGTTCTGTAGAGTGGATTGCAGAAGTTCAGCGGATGTGCCATTTTATGACAACTATGATGGCAATTCTGGGGGGAATCATGCTTTTACTGCCACTCACCACCCGCCCCAGTCTAGGATGTTTTGCAATTGCAATTCTGAGTCTACTGGGACATCAGGGACTCACAAAATTTCACTCGCATTTCATGAGTAGTATTCCTGGGCAAGGAATACCAAGCGTAAGACTCTGGCCCACTGGAAGTGCTCGAAATCTGTAG
- a CDS encoding ribonucleotide reductase: MAQTDDLLGLIDSFPDAFNQVEGKPDGAAPIDPALDSKLQQLIAEFPSAFVDPATHMDGADSQAEPVSEEHTLPDTEAAAEKTEPVQPAPTPLPSAQPGTYAHALTRTISTFTWGQVEVNLTYGDSGLQSVWVTVGKSGTEVQSLCEAIARLINLLLVNQTPIPEIARQIRGIRGADSEGLGPNRFLGLADLIGKVLQEAPTAWQPTQPSQEQAAPPKHNGHNGNGNGNGHNGSDTKTAVMPTEVWTTIADHDHAASICPECGAELHQVNGCSGGACVVCGYSSCS; the protein is encoded by the coding sequence ATGGCCCAAACGGATGACTTATTAGGCTTAATCGATAGCTTTCCAGATGCCTTTAATCAGGTTGAAGGGAAGCCTGATGGTGCAGCGCCGATCGACCCCGCCTTAGACTCCAAACTACAGCAGCTAATTGCTGAATTTCCCAGTGCTTTTGTAGATCCTGCAACCCATATGGATGGAGCGGATAGCCAAGCTGAACCTGTCAGTGAGGAACATACCCTCCCTGACACGGAGGCAGCTGCAGAAAAAACTGAGCCTGTGCAACCGGCTCCAACTCCTCTGCCTTCAGCCCAGCCAGGAACCTATGCCCATGCCCTGACACGAACCATCTCCACGTTTACTTGGGGACAGGTTGAAGTGAATCTGACCTATGGAGACAGCGGCTTGCAGTCGGTTTGGGTGACAGTGGGTAAATCGGGAACTGAGGTGCAGTCTCTTTGCGAAGCGATCGCCCGTTTAATCAACCTGTTGCTTGTCAACCAAACCCCAATCCCTGAGATTGCTCGCCAAATTCGCGGCATTCGGGGAGCAGATTCAGAAGGATTAGGTCCTAATCGTTTCTTAGGATTAGCTGATTTAATCGGTAAGGTATTGCAGGAAGCTCCCACAGCCTGGCAACCAACACAGCCTAGCCAGGAACAGGCCGCACCTCCGAAGCATAATGGCCATAACGGTAACGGGAATGGCAATGGCCATAACGGCAGCGATACCAAAACTGCAGTAATGCCGACTGAAGTGTGGACCACTATTGCAGACCATGATCATGCTGCTTCTATCTGCCCTGAATGTGGGGCCGAACTCCATCAAGTGAATGGGTGTTCTGGAGGTGCTTGTGTGGTCTGTGGATACAGTAGTTGTAGCTAA